The Vibrio metoecus sequence CGCGCTTTTTCATTTCTACTTAGTGACGTTCAAAGAGTAAGAGTCACTCGCCTTTTTCAATCACCCAAACTTCTTCGGCAAACCGGCTTAAGCCCACTTGTGTGCGCTTATTCAAATGCGGATCTATGCTCGTATCTTGGTAAACTCTGCGCACCTCACAACCCATAAACAAGGTGCGAATTTCCGCTTCAGGCACTGAGAACGGTGGTCCCGGCAGCTCAGTTTGCACATAGTCCATGCTGACCAGCAAAATTCGTCCACCTGGTTTAAGCAGTTGTAGTAAACGCTGAGCATAGTCTGCGCGCATCTCTTCCGGTAAGGCTACCAAGGCTGCACGATCATAAACCAAATCCACTGATTCAACAGGAGCTGTAAAGAAATCGCCGGAAAAAATAGCCAGCTCATCAAACTGATACAACTCATGTTGCGCATTGAGTCGCGTCACCGTCGGGGTATAAAAATGCTCTGCAAAGAAGGAACGTACCGCGATTTGACTCAGTTCAACCCCTTGCACACTGTCATGCTGATTAGCAAGCCAGATGAGATCTTCACTCTTCCCGCATAAAGGCACTAGCACTTTATCATCACGTTTAGGTGCTGTTTCAGACCAAAACCGAATCAGCAACGGATTCACATCTTTCAGATGAAAACCAATCTGATTTGCTGCCCATTTGTTATGCCAGAATTCAGGGTCTCGCATCTCTTACTCCTGTCTTTTTGAGAACAGCCAAGAGTAGCGGATCTGCCCCATTTTCGGTAGCACGAATTTGTCCCATTGATGACCTCTAGGCCGTTACATTTACTTACTTGTAGTGATGGAACTCTGCTTAATGGGCGCAGTCTGAATCTATGTCGATGTTATGTGATGGATAACAAATTCTTACAAAGTGTAGCGGTGGATTTGATTGGAAACAGCCATCTGCATCCCCATTGATCATAGTGAATGGAATTGAACACATTGAACCAACTTGAATTGCACTGTCAGGAAACGCCTTCTAGGTCCACTTTTTGACCCTACAGCGCAAGCTAAGGAGAGTGAATGAGTCTATTGCTACGTACCACAGCATTGATGCTATTGCTGTTAAGCCGTGCTCCAGTTATGGCGGCCGTTCCATTAATCTCAAGCTCAACGGAAGATAATCGAGAAGAGTCTCGACAAAATGAAGTCAGCTCTAAGCTATTTCGTCACAGCTTAAGTGGTTTGTACGGCATCTCTAGCCAGAATTATCCCGTCACCCAGCCTTACCAAGATTTTGATGTGCTGTACAGTAAAGCACACCAAGCCCAGATCGAATTAGAAACCTTGTGTAAGAGCACTGCCCTACTTACGGATACTCAAGCGTATTTCGCCGGAGCCAAATCTCACCAACGTGCATTAGAAAAAGTTGCGTTGGAGCTGGATGGACAAGCGGAACGTATTACGGATTTAGCGCGCGCGACGATCGTTGCCCATGATGTGGCGAGCCTTGTGACCGCTTACGAAACCTTGAACCGAGAAGCAACCATTGTAAAAGTGAAGAACCGCTTTAAGAATCCAGCAGAGTCGGGGTATCGCGATCTCAACGTTTTGGTGCAACTGCCTAAAACCAAAATTATCGCCGAAGTTCAATTTCATTTAGCCGCGATTGCTGAAGTCAAAAGTGGTGCTGAGCATCAGCTGTATGAGCAAATACAAAATATTGAGCGAACCGCTCGCCAAGAGCAGCGTGGTTTAACTGAATGGGAACAGGCTCAAATTGCCAAGATACGCTCAACGTCACGAGATCTCTACCAACAAGCTTGGCAGCCTTACATCACAACTCACATCCAAGCCGCTTAAAACATGCAAGCGCAGCCACCCAAAGCTCAGGCTGCGCTTTCAAATGTTAACTCCACCATCTACTCAACAATATGGTATTGCAGATAGGCTGCAAGTAGCTTCATCCCATGTGCATAAACAGAATATGGGTAAACAGGCTATATGATTGGGATAAAGGAACACAATCAACACTGTCGCAGCGACAAGTAGAAAGGGATAAAAGCAAAAAGACCACGCTTATGGGCGTGGTCTATTGCTCGGTCTTATTTTTCGACTTTGATGTTCTCGACTCGGGCTTTCAATTTTTGCCCTGGGCGGAACGTTACGACACGTCGAGCGGTAATAGGAATATCCTCACCCGTTTTGGGGTTTCGACCCGGACGTTGATTCTTATCTCGTAGGTCAAAATTACCAAAACCAGAGAGTTTTACCTGTTCGCCACTTTCGAGTGCTTTGCGAATTTCTTCAAAAAACACTTCAACCGTATCCTTGGCATCCCGCTTGCTCATGCCGAGCTTTTCGAACAGGGCTTCAGCCAATTCGGCCTTTGTGAGCGCCATAAAACTTCCCTCAAAGCTAAGTTAAACCTTGCTGCTGGTTGGCAGCGCCAAAGCAATTTTTGTTCGACCAATCAACAACCTAACAGCCGAACAGTGAAAGTGTATGCCAACCTTCTGATTTTCGCCAACTTTTTTATTGCTTACTAAGCGATTCAAAACGTTATGATTTACAGCTCTCTTTAAAAATCACTCACTTTCTCTTGGAGAACAAGAGGAAAAAAATCTGAATTT is a genomic window containing:
- a CDS encoding thiopurine S-methyltransferase; translated protein: MRDPEFWHNKWAANQIGFHLKDVNPLLIRFWSETAPKRDDKVLVPLCGKSEDLIWLANQHDSVQGVELSQIAVRSFFAEHFYTPTVTRLNAQHELYQFDELAIFSGDFFTAPVESVDLVYDRAALVALPEEMRADYAQRLLQLLKPGGRILLVSMDYVQTELPGPPFSVPEAEIRTLFMGCEVRRVYQDTSIDPHLNKRTQVGLSRFAEEVWVIEKGE
- a CDS encoding phosphoribosylglycinamide formyltransferase translates to MSLLLRTTALMLLLLSRAPVMAAVPLISSSTEDNREESRQNEVSSKLFRHSLSGLYGISSQNYPVTQPYQDFDVLYSKAHQAQIELETLCKSTALLTDTQAYFAGAKSHQRALEKVALELDGQAERITDLARATIVAHDVASLVTAYETLNREATIVKVKNRFKNPAESGYRDLNVLVQLPKTKIIAEVQFHLAAIAEVKSGAEHQLYEQIQNIERTARQEQRGLTEWEQAQIAKIRSTSRDLYQQAWQPYITTHIQAA
- the ihfA gene encoding integration host factor subunit alpha translates to MALTKAELAEALFEKLGMSKRDAKDTVEVFFEEIRKALESGEQVKLSGFGNFDLRDKNQRPGRNPKTGEDIPITARRVVTFRPGQKLKARVENIKVEK